A genomic stretch from Natronomonas gomsonensis includes:
- the acs gene encoding acetate--CoA ligase codes for MDDGVDVELEAWLESRETFEPPEAFVEQANVSDPDIYEAFEENWPACWERAADLLDWDRRWDAVLDEGDAPRYRWFVDGKLNAAYNCVDRHVEAGRKNRAAIRWVGKRGETETYTYGDLKRETEAFAAALRELGVGEDDVVTLYLPMIPELPVAMLACARLGAPHSVVFAGFSADALATRMDNADSEYLVTCDGYYRRGDALNHKGKADRAVRRLDQDVETVIVDRLGGGLPHSLGESQHDYDELTERHLNAEVDPVVRDSEDDLFVMYTSGTTGEPKAVRHTTGGYLSHVAWSSHAVLDLEPDDTHWCSADIGWITGHSYIVYGPLALGATTMMYEGTPDYPEKDRIWEVVERYDVDTFYTAPTAVRAFMKWGPEHPESHDLSSLRLLGTVGEPINPRAWKWYYKHIGGGECPVVDTWWQAETGGMMVTTLPGVSTMKPGTAGPPLPGIDAEVVDPDGEAVAPGEAGYLVVERPWPGMLRGLAGDDDRFVEEYWREYSDPDAGEWTYSAGDGAKIDEDGYITLLGRVDDVISIGDHRIGTMELESAIVGCEGVAEAAIVGAGGEVLAYVSTEQGHTGDAALRSAVVSGIEADIGEVAVPDHIVFTPELPKTRSGKIMRRLLEDIATGEELGDISALRNPEIVGELRARLAGETRSYLEPEE; via the coding sequence ATGGACGACGGGGTCGACGTGGAGTTGGAGGCGTGGCTCGAAAGCCGTGAGACGTTCGAGCCGCCAGAGGCGTTCGTCGAGCAGGCGAACGTCTCCGACCCCGATATTTACGAGGCGTTCGAGGAGAACTGGCCTGCCTGTTGGGAGCGGGCCGCCGACTTACTCGATTGGGACCGCCGCTGGGATGCGGTGTTGGACGAGGGCGATGCGCCGCGGTACCGCTGGTTCGTCGACGGGAAACTCAACGCCGCCTACAACTGCGTCGACCGTCACGTCGAGGCGGGCCGGAAGAACCGCGCCGCAATCCGATGGGTGGGCAAACGCGGGGAGACGGAGACCTACACCTACGGCGACCTCAAACGGGAGACCGAGGCGTTCGCCGCGGCACTGCGGGAGTTGGGCGTCGGCGAGGACGACGTGGTGACGCTGTATCTGCCGATGATACCCGAACTCCCCGTGGCGATGTTGGCGTGTGCGCGTCTCGGCGCCCCACACTCCGTCGTCTTCGCGGGTTTTTCGGCGGACGCCCTCGCCACCCGGATGGACAACGCCGACTCGGAGTATCTGGTGACGTGTGACGGCTACTACCGCCGCGGCGACGCCCTGAACCACAAGGGGAAGGCCGACCGGGCGGTCCGCCGACTGGACCAAGATGTGGAGACGGTCATCGTCGACCGCCTCGGTGGGGGGCTGCCGCACTCGCTGGGGGAGAGCCAACACGACTACGACGAGTTGACCGAACGGCATCTGAACGCCGAGGTCGACCCGGTCGTCCGCGACAGCGAGGACGACCTCTTCGTGATGTACACCTCGGGGACGACGGGCGAACCGAAGGCCGTCCGACACACCACAGGAGGGTATCTCTCCCACGTCGCCTGGAGTTCCCACGCCGTGTTGGACCTCGAACCCGACGACACCCACTGGTGTTCGGCTGACATCGGCTGGATTACGGGCCACTCCTACATCGTCTACGGACCGCTCGCGTTGGGTGCGACGACGATGATGTACGAGGGGACGCCCGACTACCCCGAGAAGGACCGCATCTGGGAGGTGGTCGAACGCTACGACGTGGACACCTTCTACACCGCGCCGACGGCGGTTCGAGCGTTCATGAAGTGGGGTCCGGAACACCCCGAATCGCACGACCTCTCCAGTTTGCGTCTGCTGGGGACGGTCGGGGAACCCATCAACCCGCGGGCTTGGAAGTGGTACTACAAACACATCGGCGGCGGGGAGTGTCCGGTCGTCGACACGTGGTGGCAGGCCGAAACGGGCGGGATGATGGTGACGACACTGCCGGGCGTTTCGACCATGAAGCCGGGGACGGCGGGGCCGCCGCTGCCCGGCATCGACGCCGAAGTCGTCGACCCCGACGGCGAGGCGGTCGCCCCGGGCGAGGCGGGGTATCTCGTCGTCGAGAGGCCGTGGCCCGGGATGTTGCGCGGACTGGCCGGCGACGACGACCGCTTCGTCGAGGAGTACTGGCGGGAGTACTCCGACCCCGATGCCGGAGAGTGGACCTACTCCGCCGGCGACGGCGCGAAAATCGACGAGGACGGCTACATCACGCTGTTGGGCCGAGTCGACGACGTCATCAGTATCGGCGACCACCGAATCGGGACGATGGAACTGGAGTCGGCAATCGTCGGATGCGAGGGCGTCGCCGAGGCCGCCATCGTCGGCGCGGGCGGTGAGGTACTCGCCTACGTCAGCACCGAACAGGGCCACACCGGCGACGCCGCCCTCCGGTCGGCCGTCGTCTCGGGCATCGAGGCCGACATCGGCGAGGTGGCGGTTCCCGACCACATCGTGTTCACGCCGGAACTCCCGAAGACGCGGTCGGGGAAAATCATGCGTCGACTGCTGGAGGACATCGCCACCGGCGAGGAGTTGGGCGACATCAGCGCGCTTCGGAACCCCGAAATCGTCGGCGAACTCCGTGCCAGACTCGCCGGCGAAACGCGGTCGTACCTCGAACCGGAGGAGTAG
- a CDS encoding cobyric acid synthase, whose protein sequence is MSSARTVLVAGTASHVGKSTVAAGLCRLLADRGVDVAPFKAQNMSNNARAVPTATGSGFGEIGVSQYVQARAARTPATTDHNPVLLKPRGGGESQLVVDGEAVGHFAAGEYYERHWETAREAAEAAHARLAEDHEVVVAEGAGSIAEINLHHRDLANLETARFAGADVLLVADIERGGVFASLVGTLELLPEDVRDRVAGAVITKFRGDRSILEDGLDAFEERTGVPVVGVLPYDDPGLPEEDSLALPADGETAVVGDDDAPTDRTVTVAVPRLPRASNVTDVAPLAGVRGVRVRFQPLDAGLDADAVVLTGTKNTADDAVAARDAGLYEELRSFDGPVVGLCGGYQLLGERLLDADVESTGETATVGGAGLLPVETRFSHEKTVEAVERHLAGCGPLAGAAGTVSGYEIHMGDSRLTADADRPFDGDGAARGDVLGTYLHGLFENPPAREAFVDRVYESAGRVRPGTGDDGGSPYDRAAALVAELDLDPVGL, encoded by the coding sequence GTGAGTTCCGCCCGCACCGTCCTCGTCGCCGGCACTGCGAGCCACGTCGGCAAATCGACCGTCGCCGCCGGGCTCTGTCGACTGCTCGCCGACCGCGGCGTCGATGTCGCCCCGTTCAAGGCCCAGAACATGTCGAACAACGCCCGGGCGGTCCCGACGGCGACGGGTAGCGGCTTCGGCGAAATCGGCGTCTCACAGTACGTTCAGGCGCGGGCCGCCCGAACGCCGGCGACGACCGACCACAACCCCGTGCTTCTGAAGCCACGCGGTGGCGGCGAGTCACAGCTCGTCGTCGACGGCGAGGCCGTCGGTCACTTCGCCGCCGGCGAGTACTACGAACGCCATTGGGAGACCGCACGTGAGGCCGCCGAAGCCGCCCACGCGCGCCTCGCCGAGGACCACGAGGTCGTCGTCGCCGAGGGTGCCGGCTCCATCGCCGAAATCAACCTCCATCACCGCGATTTGGCGAACCTCGAAACCGCCCGGTTCGCCGGTGCCGACGTGCTGCTCGTCGCCGACATCGAACGCGGCGGCGTCTTCGCGTCGCTCGTCGGCACGCTCGAACTGCTCCCCGAGGATGTCCGCGACCGCGTCGCAGGCGCGGTCATCACGAAGTTCCGCGGCGACCGCTCGATTCTCGAAGACGGACTGGACGCCTTCGAGGAGCGAACCGGCGTCCCCGTGGTCGGCGTCCTCCCCTACGACGACCCCGGACTGCCCGAGGAGGACAGTCTCGCGCTCCCCGCAGACGGCGAGACGGCCGTCGTCGGTGACGACGACGCGCCCACAGACCGGACGGTCACCGTCGCTGTCCCACGGCTGCCGCGGGCCTCGAACGTCACCGATGTGGCGCCGCTGGCCGGCGTTCGGGGCGTCCGCGTCCGTTTCCAGCCGCTCGACGCCGGATTGGACGCCGACGCCGTCGTCCTCACCGGCACGAAGAACACCGCCGACGACGCCGTCGCCGCCCGCGACGCCGGCCTCTACGAGGAACTCCGGTCCTTCGATGGGCCGGTGGTCGGACTGTGCGGCGGCTATCAACTGCTCGGCGAACGCCTCCTCGACGCCGACGTGGAATCGACCGGCGAGACGGCGACCGTCGGAGGCGCCGGCCTGCTTCCCGTCGAGACGCGCTTTTCACACGAGAAAACCGTCGAAGCGGTCGAGCGTCACCTCGCCGGTTGTGGACCGCTGGCCGGCGCCGCCGGTACCGTCTCCGGCTACGAGATACACATGGGCGACAGCCGCCTCACCGCCGACGCCGACCGCCCCTTCGACGGCGACGGTGCTGCCCGAGGCGACGTTCTCGGAACCTACCTCCACGGCCTCTTCGAGAATCCCCCCGCTCGCGAGGCGTTCGTCGACCGCGTCTACGAGTCGGCGGGTCGCGTTCGACCCGGAACGGGGGACGACGGCGGGTCGCCGTACGACCGCGCCGCCGCGTTGGTCGCCGAGTTGGACCTCGACCCGGTCGGACTCTGA
- a CDS encoding lipoate--protein ligase family protein, which yields MDWRLIKEEMLPGAKAMAYDEVAAETVASGGPATVRLYRWLPSTLSLGYATDPDAIDWEFCEEWNIDVTRRPTGGGAIYHDTAGDVAYSIIAPAEAYPSDVTECYREFLEPIIDAFHEVGVDVTFADEEREALYDPACYLRALDPAHDLVGPDGRKIAGNAQYRTRDAVVQHGSLTFDVNAERHLECFADPPVTAEEFEERVCGIEEFIGYDDTVETGLGAFGGYDLHRSQFVAAVEESLAEWADAEEGEWTDAERERAATVTNEKYAADAWVRDRTDPLE from the coding sequence ATGGACTGGCGGCTCATCAAAGAGGAGATGCTGCCCGGAGCGAAGGCGATGGCCTACGACGAGGTTGCCGCCGAAACCGTCGCTTCGGGTGGCCCCGCGACCGTCCGGCTGTATCGGTGGCTCCCGAGTACGCTGTCGCTGGGGTATGCGACCGACCCCGACGCCATCGACTGGGAGTTCTGCGAGGAGTGGAACATCGACGTGACGCGCCGACCGACCGGCGGGGGCGCGATCTATCACGACACCGCCGGCGACGTGGCCTACTCCATCATCGCCCCCGCAGAGGCGTACCCCAGCGACGTGACCGAGTGTTACAGAGAATTCCTCGAACCAATCATCGACGCCTTCCACGAAGTCGGCGTCGACGTGACCTTCGCCGACGAGGAGCGCGAGGCGCTGTACGACCCCGCCTGCTACCTCCGGGCGCTTGACCCCGCCCACGATCTCGTCGGTCCCGATGGCCGGAAAATCGCCGGCAACGCCCAGTACCGCACCCGCGATGCGGTCGTCCAACACGGCTCGTTGACCTTCGACGTGAACGCCGAACGCCACCTCGAATGCTTCGCCGACCCGCCGGTGACGGCCGAGGAGTTCGAAGAGCGGGTCTGCGGCATCGAGGAGTTCATCGGCTACGACGACACCGTCGAAACCGGCCTCGGCGCCTTCGGCGGCTACGACCTCCATCGCTCGCAGTTCGTCGCCGCCGTCGAGGAGTCCCTCGCCGAGTGGGCCGACGCCGAGGAAGGCGAGTGGACCGACGCCGAGCGGGAACGCGCTGCAACGGTAACAAACGAGAAGTACGCTGCCGACGCGTGGGTTCGCGACCGGACCGACCCCCTGGAGTAG
- a CDS encoding deoxyribonuclease IV produces MVRVGAHTSIAGGVYNAVEEQLEYEGNCGQIFTHSPQVWQDPNIGDEEAERFRDLTQDNGVAPWMIHTSYLVNLCTPKDDLREKSLDSMQKECDAAAKLDVPYVNVHLGAHTGAGVDGGLDNAASVLDELDVPDGVTILIESDAGSGTKLGGTFEELAGVLDRSEQDLDICLDTAHMFAAGYDLSTPEGVAETFDEFDAQVGLEHLEYVHLNDSKHECGTNKDEHAHIGEGLIGEEGMRAFVNHEAVADVPFVLETPTENGKSFAWNIQRVRELREE; encoded by the coding sequence ATGGTTAGAGTCGGCGCACACACCTCCATCGCGGGGGGCGTCTACAACGCGGTCGAGGAACAACTCGAATACGAGGGCAACTGCGGGCAGATTTTCACCCACTCCCCGCAGGTGTGGCAGGACCCGAACATCGGCGACGAAGAGGCCGAGCGGTTCCGCGACCTCACCCAAGACAACGGCGTCGCACCGTGGATGATTCACACATCCTATCTCGTCAACCTCTGTACGCCGAAAGACGACCTCCGCGAGAAGTCCCTGGACTCGATGCAGAAGGAGTGTGACGCCGCCGCGAAACTCGACGTTCCCTACGTCAACGTCCACTTGGGCGCCCACACCGGCGCCGGGGTCGATGGGGGCCTGGACAACGCCGCCTCCGTACTCGACGAACTCGACGTGCCCGACGGCGTGACGATTCTCATCGAATCCGACGCCGGCAGCGGAACGAAACTCGGCGGCACCTTCGAGGAACTCGCCGGCGTCTTAGACCGCAGCGAACAGGACCTCGACATCTGTCTGGACACCGCCCACATGTTCGCGGCCGGCTACGACCTCTCGACGCCCGAAGGCGTCGCCGAAACCTTCGACGAGTTCGACGCACAGGTCGGTCTCGAACACCTCGAATACGTCCACCTCAACGACTCGAAACACGAGTGCGGGACGAACAAGGACGAACACGCCCACATCGGCGAGGGACTCATCGGCGAGGAGGGCATGCGCGCGTTCGTCAACCACGAGGCAGTCGCGGACGTGCCGTTCGTCCTGGAGACCCCGACGGAGAACGGCAAGTCCTTCGCCTGGAACATCCAGCGCGTCCGGGAACTGCGCGAGGAGTAG
- a CDS encoding class I SAM-dependent methyltransferase produces the protein MRQFSAEYLRETRRGMWAESREALDPLELGSRKRILDVGCGEGALTRVLREESDAEVVGCDRDADLLAELEGPTVRGDAYHLPFPDDTFDLVVCQALLINLPDPDRALREFTRVSSGRVAAIEPDNNAVSVVSTVDAEGELARRARRRYLSGVDTDVALGADTADLFESVGLSGITTRRYDQTLVVEPPYSDRDVREVGRKASGAGLRERRETMAGTDAELDALRAEWREMGREAVRQVQNEEYRRRETVPFYVVVGTV, from the coding sequence ATGCGGCAGTTCTCCGCGGAGTACCTGCGCGAGACGCGGCGAGGGATGTGGGCAGAGAGCCGGGAGGCACTCGACCCGCTGGAACTCGGTTCCCGTAAGCGCATCCTCGATGTCGGCTGTGGTGAGGGCGCGCTGACCCGCGTCCTCCGAGAGGAGTCCGATGCCGAGGTGGTCGGCTGTGACCGCGACGCCGACCTGCTGGCCGAACTCGAAGGGCCGACGGTCCGGGGCGACGCCTACCACCTGCCGTTCCCCGACGACACCTTCGACCTCGTCGTCTGTCAGGCGCTGCTCATCAACCTTCCCGACCCCGATCGGGCGCTTCGGGAGTTCACTCGGGTCTCCAGCGGACGGGTAGCGGCCATCGAACCCGACAACAACGCCGTCTCGGTCGTCTCGACGGTCGACGCCGAAGGCGAGTTGGCCCGGCGGGCGCGACGGCGGTACCTCAGCGGTGTCGACACCGACGTGGCGTTGGGCGCCGACACCGCCGACCTCTTCGAATCGGTCGGCCTTTCGGGGATTACGACGAGGCGATACGACCAGACGCTCGTGGTCGAACCGCCGTACAGCGACCGCGACGTGCGCGAAGTCGGCCGGAAGGCAAGCGGCGCCGGTCTCCGCGAGCGTCGGGAGACGATGGCCGGCACCGACGCCGAACTCGACGCGCTCAGAGCCGAGTGGCGCGAGATGGGTCGGGAGGCCGTCCGGCAGGTCCAAAACGAGGAGTATCGCCGCCGTGAAACCGTCCCGTTCTACGTCGTCGTCGGGACGGTGTGA